In Flavobacterium praedii, the DNA window TGCAAAAAACAATTTGTTCATGATCATTAAAAGATAATTGTCCGAAAACAGGATCCATTTTTTGAAGTTCTTTCCCCGTGGTAACAGTAGCATTCATAGTACTATTTGTTTTTAGTTAAAAATTACGAATTTATCAAAAAGACATCTCAAACATACGTAAAAAATAAATATACTTTATTAAAATTATTTAAAAATAAATATATCACAACAAAAACAAAACTACAAATTGACAAAACAATTGTTAAATTTTAAACATTTAATAAATAACAAAAACAATTCAATACTGAATACATCAAAATATGAAAGAATTACGCTATTTAAACAAATATTTCATCAAATACAAATACAGCTTTTTACTTGGAATAATTATCACAATAATCGCACAAATATTTTCATTATTTACACCTAAACTCATCAGTAAATCATTTAATGAAATTGAAGCTTTTTCAAAAAGTAAAGCAGTTGATACCAGTATAATAAGTCAACAATTGATTTCAAATATTTTATTGATAATTGCCACTACAATCGTTGCTGGATTCCTAACATTCTTGATGAGACAAACACTAATCGTGATGTCTCGCCACATTGAATTTGATTTAAAGAATGAAGTCTTTCGTCAATATGAAAATCTTTCTCAAAACTTTTACAAACAAAACCGAACAGGTGATTTGATGAATCGCATCAGCGAAGATGTTTCTAAGGTACGTATGTACGTAGGACCAGCTGTAATGTACACCATCAATACTTTTATTCGCTTTTCGATCGTAATTGGCTACATGTATAATGTATCTCCGCGACTTACTTTGTACACTATTTTACCTTTGCCTATTTTATCTTTTTGTATTTTTAAATTAAGTTCTGAAATCAACAAAAGATCTACAACTTTTCAGCAGTATTTATCAAAAGTTTCCAGTTATACCCAAGAAGTATTCTCTGGAATACGCGTTATAAAAGCGTATTCACTAGAAGACCAAAATCAAACACTTATAACCAATTTAGCAAATGAGAGCAAAAGCAAAAGTTTAAGTTTAGCCAAAGTACAATCACTATTTGGACCGCTAATGCTTGCACTTATAGGAATAAGCAACTTAATTGTAATCTACTTTGGAGGATTAATGTATATAAATGGAACTATAAAAAATATTGGAACCATTGCTGAGTTTATTTTATACGTAAATATGCTGACATGGCCAGTTGCTTCTCTAGGATGGGTCTCATCAATGGTTCAAGAGGCTGAAGCATCACAAAAAAGATTGAATGAATTTTTGAAAATTGTGCCCGAAATACAAAACAAGAATACCAATAGATCTAAAATCGAAGGAAGTATTTCGTTTGAAAATGTGAGTTACACGTATGAAGACACTCATATAAAAGCACTTCAAAACGTAACTTTTACAGTTAAGAAAGGAGAAACCTTAGCTATTTTAGGAAAAACGGGGTCTGGAAAATCTACTATTATATCTTTAATCTCCAGATTGTATGACACTACCACTGGTAAAATTTTGATTGACAATAAAGAAATCAGCCAACTCAATTTATTTGATTTACGAAACAGTATTGGAGTAGTTCCACAGGATGCTTTTTTATTTTCAGATAGCATCAAGAACAACATCAAATTTGGAAAAGAAGATGCAACTGATCCAGAAGTGGAAGCTGCCGCAAAAAGCGCTGTTGTTCACGACAATATCGCTAGTTTTAACAAAGGGTATGACACCATTTTAGGAGAAAGAGGCATAACGCTTTCCGGAGGTCAAAAACAACGTGTTTCGATAGCAAGGGCGATCATAAAAAACCCGGAAATATTACTTTTTGATGATTGCTTATCCGCGGTTGATACTGAAACTGAAGAGGCGATTTTGAACAATCTCTACCAAATTTGCAAGAACAAAACCACCATAATTGTCAGCCATAGGGTCTCATCAGCAAAAAATGCGGACAAAATAATTATTCTGGAAGATGGCAAAATAATCGAACAAGGTTCTCATAATCAATTAATAAACCAAAACGGACACTATTCAGCTCTCTACACAAAGCAACTTTCAGAAAAAGAATTGCTTTAATTGTTGTATAATACATATATTTTTATGATTTTTGATTGCTATTAAATAAAAAAAATGACGAAAAGATTATGAGAGAAAATGATATGTTAGAAAAAGAAGAAATATTTTCAAAAGTTTTAAGAGCTGGCAGAAGAACCTATTTCTTTGATGTAAGAGCTACTAAAGCTGATGATTATTACATTACAATTACCGAAAGTAAAAAATTCACTGAAGAAGACGGTTCTTTTCATTTCAAAAAACACAAAATCTATTTATATAAAGAAGATTTTACCGCATTCTCAGAAATTTTAGAAGAAATGACTTCTTATGTTTTAAACCACAAAGGCGAAGAAGTAATCTCTGAAAGACACCAAAAAGATTTCAAAAAGGAATATGCTTTAGATAAAACAAACGAAGATAATATTCCTAGTACCTCTAGTTTTACCGATATCGAATTTGACGATATTTAAATCAAAATTAAAACAAAAAAAAGACCGACAAGAAGTTCAAATCTTGTCGGTCTTTTTTATTTATAGTAAATAGAAGCACTATTTTTAAAGCGCTATTCGAAACGTTTTTCTTCGACAATGAACTACTGGATTAAAATTTTTCCATAGCAACTGAATAGCAATATTGTCTGCCAATTCTGGAGTCCTAAAACAGTTTTCAATTCCTTTTTCAGTAAA includes these proteins:
- a CDS encoding ABC transporter ATP-binding protein, which encodes MKELRYLNKYFIKYKYSFLLGIIITIIAQIFSLFTPKLISKSFNEIEAFSKSKAVDTSIISQQLISNILLIIATTIVAGFLTFLMRQTLIVMSRHIEFDLKNEVFRQYENLSQNFYKQNRTGDLMNRISEDVSKVRMYVGPAVMYTINTFIRFSIVIGYMYNVSPRLTLYTILPLPILSFCIFKLSSEINKRSTTFQQYLSKVSSYTQEVFSGIRVIKAYSLEDQNQTLITNLANESKSKSLSLAKVQSLFGPLMLALIGISNLIVIYFGGLMYINGTIKNIGTIAEFILYVNMLTWPVASLGWVSSMVQEAEASQKRLNEFLKIVPEIQNKNTNRSKIEGSISFENVSYTYEDTHIKALQNVTFTVKKGETLAILGKTGSGKSTIISLISRLYDTTTGKILIDNKEISQLNLFDLRNSIGVVPQDAFLFSDSIKNNIKFGKEDATDPEVEAAAKSAVVHDNIASFNKGYDTILGERGITLSGGQKQRVSIARAIIKNPEILLFDDCLSAVDTETEEAILNNLYQICKNKTTIIVSHRVSSAKNADKIIILEDGKIIEQGSHNQLINQNGHYSALYTKQLSEKELL
- a CDS encoding PUR family DNA/RNA-binding protein, translated to MRENDMLEKEEIFSKVLRAGRRTYFFDVRATKADDYYITITESKKFTEEDGSFHFKKHKIYLYKEDFTAFSEILEEMTSYVLNHKGEEVISERHQKDFKKEYALDKTNEDNIPSTSSFTDIEFDDI